Part of the Candidatus Omnitrophota bacterium genome is shown below.
GACCCGGAATCTATCACCTCGGGCGATATAGACGGCGACTCCAGGGACGAGGTCGTGATCGACTTCGGCGCCTCTTACGGCATATGGATATGGCATGACGACGGAACATGGCTCCAGATAACCGCGGTCGACCCGGAATCTATCACCTCGGGCGATATAGACGGCGACTCCAGGGACGAGGTCGTGATCGACTTCGGCGCCTCTTACGGCATATGGATATGGCATGACGACGGAACATGGCTCCAGATAACCGCGGTCGACCCGGAATCTATCACCTCGGGCGATATAGACGGCGACTCCAGGGACGAGGTCGTGATCGACTTCGGCGCCTCTTACGGCATATGGATATGGCATGACGACGGAACATGGCTCCAGATAACCGCGGCCTGAGCGCAGGATAGATAGTGACCGTAAAGCCAAAAAGGTCTATAATAGCATCATGAAGAAGTGGTTATTGATAATTTCAGCCGTACTCGGTTTCGGCCTCATCCTCGCCATAGGCGTCACTTCCATAACAAGATCTTCCCTTAAAGAGTTTGAAGCCGGATTGAGATCACCCCCTAAATCCCCTCCGGAGAGGCCGCGCGCCCTTAAAGAGAAAACGACGGAAATAAAAGATCCGGCCGTAGAGAAGGCCGTCCCGGATACGGCCCCTGCGGTCCCGGCCCATGCGGTCGAAGCGCCGCTGCCGGAAGAGGCAGAAGAGCCGGCAACACCGGAGGAAGAGCCCCCTGCAATAGAAGAAGAGATGGTCCAGCCGTTACCCGAAGAACCGGCAGTCATAGAGGATATTCCCGCGGAGGCGGTCCCGGAGCCCACATCGCCCGCTCCGGCCGAAACGAAGACCCCTGAGATGACCGTCGAGAACGCGGCCCGGATCATCGCGGCGACGCCAGCCGTCAGGAATACGACGGGACCCGTTGCCGGGGCCGATCAGGCGGCCTCTGCCACCCCTCCGCAATCCACCCAGACCGATGCGGCCTCCGCGGCCAAGGCGTCCAATGACATAACCTCTTTCGTCCCGCAGACGAATACCGTAGGCCCGGTGCCGGCTTCCGCCAAACCCGCCAAGCAGCTCCCTCCGTTCACCCCCGTAAGGAACACAACCGGCCCGGTAAAGACGAACAAATAACAAAACGTTCAATATAGATTTGCTGATTATCATTCTCAATGATATAATTACTATATATCATGAGCAAAAGCTATACCGCGAGTTTCTATGATTGGCAGAGCGGCGCCGCGCGGTCATCGGCGGAGGAGATGGTCCCGCTCATCATCGACCTGGTCCGCCCCGCCTCGGTAGTCGACGTGGGTTGCGGCACGGGGGCATGGCTTTCCGTCTTTAAAAGACACGGCATATCGGATATCCTCGGTATCGACGGCAGTTCCGTCCGCCGCGATATGCTGGAGATACCGCCTGACCGCTTCCTCGCAGTAGACCTCGATGAGCCCGCCGGAGTGAATAGGACGTTCGACCTCGTGATCTGCCTTGAAGTGGCCGAGCACATAACGGCCGCCCGCGCAGAGCGCTTCATAGATTTTCTTGTACACCTGGGGCCGGTCGTCGTCTTCTCGGCGGCCATCCCGTTCCAGGGGGGTACCAACCATGTCAACGAACAGTGGCCCGGATACTGGTGTGACCTCTTCTCCCGGAAAGGGTATGTCGCGGCGGACTGCATAAGGAAGAGTGTCTGGCAGAACGAAAAAGTGGATTACTGGTATGCCCAGAATACGCTGGTCTTTGTCAAAAGAGAATCGGTCGACAGGTTCCCGGGCATCAAGCGCTGTTATGAGAATACGGATCCCCGGTCCCTGTCCGTAGTGCATCCGAGACTTTATCTTAAGAAGGTCGACAGGGCGCTCAGCGGCCCGGACCTGACCGAGCTGCCGGTCCTGAAGGTCATCGCGGCGCTGCCGGCGCTTATATTCAGGTCGTTCTTCAGGAAGATAATGGGGATATTCCGCCTTATCAAAGGCCGGAGATGAAGACGGGGATGCCATCATCTCTCTGGAACAGAACATTCCTTAAGAATTTTGCCTCGCTTTCTGTCCTGCAGGTCAGTAATTATATCCTGCCTCTGATAGTCCTGCCTTATCTCGTGCGGGTCATCGGCCCGGAAAAATACGGGCTGATCGCTTTCGCGCAGGCGCTCTGCCAGTATTTTGCCGTCATTACGGATTACGGTTTCTGGATGTCCGCTTCGAGGGAGATCGCCATAAACAGGGACGACGAAAAGAAGGTGTCCGAGACGTTCTCGTCCGTGATCGCGGCCCAATTCCTGCTCATGTCGGCCTGCTTCCTGGTCTTATGCGCCATGCTTCTCTTCATACCCCGTTTCAGGAACGACTCGCTAGTCTATCTCTTCACTTTTGGCACCATCCTCGGCAGCATCATGTTCCCGAACTGGTTCTTCATGGGGAAGGAACGCATGGAATTCATGGCGGTGCGGGATATACTCGTCAAGATCGTCTTTACGGTATTAATATTCGTATTTGTCAGGAAGACGGAGCACTACATCTATGTCCCCATAATAAATTTTTTCGGTTACATGTGCGTAGGGTTATTGAGCGTGTGGACGCTGGTGAGAAAATTCAGGATAAGGGTCCGCGTGCCCCGCATATCGGATATCGTCAGCCGTCTTAAGAATAACAGGCATATCTTCGTCTCCGCCATATCGTTGAATTTCTACTTTGCCACCAATACATTCTTCCTGGGCATATTCACCAACAATACGATCGTCGGTTTCTATGCCGCGGCCGAGAAGATAATCATCACCATAACGCAGATATTCAATCCGCTCTTCAACGCCGCTTATCCTTACATCGCGAAGCTCGCCAACGAGTCGAAGGAGAAGGCGCTTGAAAAGGTGAAGAGGATATCGGTCATAACGATCGCCGCCTCCTCGGCCATATTCGCGGTCTTCCTGGCGCTTTCTGACGGGATAAACCTGCTTATACTGGGACCGCGGTTCGCGGATTCCGCGGCCATATCGAGGATACTCTCTCCGGTGCTTGTGACCCTGCCCGCCGTGTGCCTCCTGGCAAATGTGATACTGGTACCCTTCAGGCTGGAGAGGCCTCTCTCGGGGATATATGTGCGCGGCTGGATATTGAATACGATAGCCCTTCTCATAGTGCTGGGCATCTTCAGGGCGGGCGCCGCCGGCGTCGCTCTGACCAACGTAACGGTGCAGGCCTCATTGGCCCTGGCGATGCTCCTGGCGGTCAAAAGATACGGGGTGATAAGATCTCAAACAGCGAGCTGAAACGCTATGCGGCGGTAGTCTCTCTCGCTATTATAGCGACCCTCGGGATATTTTTTGTCCCGCTGGCGTTATTCCTCCTCATCGCATTCCTGTCGATCGCGGTCCTCTACCTGAAGAGCCCCAAGGTCAGTGTATTGATGATCGGCATATTGCTCATATTCCAGCCGCTTATAGTAGCACTGGTGGGGCGTTATCCGGACGCGGAGCTTCTGGTCAAAAGGTCCGAAGAGCTATTCATCCTGTTTGCCTTCGGCGTCGTCTTCTTCCGGAATATCGTATTCGAAAAGAGATGGTTCAGGACCGGCATCGAGATCCCGGTACTTTTACTGGTAGCCATAGCCGTCGCGGGATCCCTTAAGAACAGGATAGTGCCCGCGCACCTGGCGGCCTTCGACCTCATGCTGCTCCTCAAGGGTTTCATGGTATATTACATAGCGTATTCCCTGCGGCCCGATATCGGGGAGATATCGTTTTCATTACGGATCCTGCTGGGCGTGGGATTGTTCATCCTGTTTTTGGGGTTCGCGGACCTGGTCTCGCCCGCGACCTTCGCGAACATGCTGCGGGATGCGGAACCGACCGAGTACAGGTTCGGGATACCGTCCATAAGCTCAATGCTCTTCCACCCGGGGGCGTTCGGCGGGCTGATGGCGTTCTTCGGGTGTTTTTCGCTGGCTTATTATCTCGTTATGAAATCACCGCGGTATCTGGGTATCGCCGCGCTCTTTTTCGCGGGCGTCTTCTTCTCGGCCAGGGTAAAGCCCATCGTGGGGATCATGTGCGCATGCCTTGTGCCCATAATGGTCCTTCCCGTAAAGAAGAGAGTGAATTTCATATTATTGCTCGCCCTGCTTCTCCTGATCACGGCCAATATCATAGGCCCGAAGGTGGGCGTGCTTTTTCATGACAAGATATATGACTACTTCCAGGGGCCAAGGGCAGGCAACTTCGCCCGCAACGTCCTCTATTCAACGAGCCTGCGCCTGGCGAAGGACTTTTTCCCATTCGGCAGCGGGTTGGGGACGTTCGGGGGATGGGTGGCCGCTCTCTATTACAGCCCCATATATGCCATATACGGCATAGACAACGTGCTGGGGCTGGAGAGGGGCGGGAAATTCCTCACGGATACGTTCTGGCCTTACATAGTGGGGCAGTTCGGTTATTTAGGGCTGGCCTGTTATCTATGGATAATAGCCGCTATATTCATGCGCCTTGCCAGGGCGTATAAGAGGTCCAGCCTAGACGCCGTAAGGGCTTT
Proteins encoded:
- a CDS encoding class I SAM-dependent methyltransferase, coding for MSKSYTASFYDWQSGAARSSAEEMVPLIIDLVRPASVVDVGCGTGAWLSVFKRHGISDILGIDGSSVRRDMLEIPPDRFLAVDLDEPAGVNRTFDLVICLEVAEHITAARAERFIDFLVHLGPVVVFSAAIPFQGGTNHVNEQWPGYWCDLFSRKGYVAADCIRKSVWQNEKVDYWYAQNTLVFVKRESVDRFPGIKRCYENTDPRSLSVVHPRLYLKKVDRALSGPDLTELPVLKVIAALPALIFRSFFRKIMGIFRLIKGRR
- a CDS encoding oligosaccharide flippase family protein, producing the protein MKTGMPSSLWNRTFLKNFASLSVLQVSNYILPLIVLPYLVRVIGPEKYGLIAFAQALCQYFAVITDYGFWMSASREIAINRDDEKKVSETFSSVIAAQFLLMSACFLVLCAMLLFIPRFRNDSLVYLFTFGTILGSIMFPNWFFMGKERMEFMAVRDILVKIVFTVLIFVFVRKTEHYIYVPIINFFGYMCVGLLSVWTLVRKFRIRVRVPRISDIVSRLKNNRHIFVSAISLNFYFATNTFFLGIFTNNTIVGFYAAAEKIIITITQIFNPLFNAAYPYIAKLANESKEKALEKVKRISVITIAASSAIFAVFLALSDGINLLILGPRFADSAAISRILSPVLVTLPAVCLLANVILVPFRLERPLSGIYVRGWILNTIALLIVLGIFRAGAAGVALTNVTVQASLALAMLLAVKRYGVIRSQTAS